One genomic segment of Rivularia sp. PCC 7116 includes these proteins:
- a CDS encoding TSUP family transporter, with product MIYKFLRFATKTAFSQHFIGISVLVAVIVWTCWLFFAGPRFAFANLINNWGVAVTMVFGSMIAGGTSMGGGAVAFPVFTKVLQIPPHESMVFSLAIQSIGMTAASLTIMAMGTKVEWRFILWASLGGILGIILGSVFLAPILPPPVIKVSFTMIVSSFAVILFALNRKIRSRNLIIPVWGQTEQLLSIIAGIIGGTISGLVGSGMDILGFSVMVLLFGLCEKVSTPTSVILMAINAVAGFILHKFFIGDFVQPVISYWLAAVPVVVVGAPTGAILCSFLQRHTVARILIGLIFIELVSSFLLLPLHFGLICYALIIFIVFLLIYYRMYKTNLYIKKDL from the coding sequence ATGATCTACAAATTTTTACGTTTTGCGACCAAAACAGCGTTTTCTCAACATTTTATTGGTATTAGCGTTTTAGTCGCCGTCATAGTCTGGACTTGTTGGTTATTTTTCGCTGGTCCGCGTTTTGCTTTCGCTAATCTAATAAATAATTGGGGAGTTGCTGTAACGATGGTTTTTGGCTCCATGATTGCTGGTGGCACCAGCATGGGTGGTGGAGCAGTTGCCTTTCCCGTTTTCACCAAAGTGCTTCAAATCCCTCCACACGAATCAATGGTATTCTCTTTAGCTATTCAAAGTATAGGAATGACAGCAGCTTCATTAACAATTATGGCTATGGGTACTAAAGTAGAGTGGCGGTTCATCTTATGGGCTAGTCTTGGCGGTATCCTGGGGATAATATTAGGTTCAGTATTTTTAGCGCCCATTTTACCCCCACCTGTAATTAAAGTTTCTTTTACGATGATTGTCAGTAGCTTTGCTGTTATTTTATTTGCTTTAAATCGAAAAATTAGAAGCAGAAATTTAATTATTCCTGTTTGGGGTCAAACAGAGCAATTACTCTCAATAATAGCAGGAATTATAGGAGGAACTATTAGCGGTCTTGTGGGCAGTGGTATGGATATTTTGGGCTTTTCTGTCATGGTATTACTGTTCGGATTATGCGAAAAAGTTAGTACGCCGACCTCGGTAATTTTAATGGCTATAAATGCTGTAGCTGGATTTATCCTTCATAAATTCTTTATTGGTGACTTTGTACAACCTGTAATTAGTTATTGGTTAGCAGCAGTACCAGTAGTAGTAGTAGGTGCGCCAACAGGAGCCATTTTATGTAGTTTTTTACAACGTCATACTGTTGCCAGGATACTTATTGGTCTTATCTTTATTGAATTAGTCAGTTCTTTTTTGCTTCTGCCTTTACATTTTGGTTTAATCTGCTACGCTCTAATTATTTTTATAGTTTTTCTATTAATATATTATCGAATGTATAAAACAAATTTATATATAAAGAAGGATTTATAA
- a CDS encoding anthranilate synthase: MFIDTSHYKTKGEICVSRTVTEILMENATEGILSRIDSQRGGFLKSNYEYPGRYKRWAIGFINPPLELATRENSFRLTAHNNRGLLLLKYLVERLYKLPQLQNVALEKNCVTGSIQPSECLFAEEERSKQPSVFNVVREILYAFESSLDKHLGLYGGFGYDLVFQFESIAKHLERSPQQRDMLLYLPDELVIVDYYQQQAFLYQYEFETTYGSTKNLPRNGEFISYRGNQNISPQTSDHERGEYANQVKKALDYFRRGDFFEVVPSQNFFQTYEQSPAKLFRTLQQVNPSPYGFIFNLGGEYLIGASPEMFVRVEGKRVETCPISGTVKRGKDAIDDAAQILKLLNSHKDESELTMCTDVDRNDKSRICEPGSVRVIGRRQIEMYSHLIHTVDHVEGLLRPGFDALDAFLAHTWAVTVTGAPKKSAIEFIEQNERSARRWYGGAVGWLNFNGNLNTGLILRTIRLEHSIAEVRVGATILYDSIPAAEEQETLTKAAAAFETIRRAKEKTKALGDVSNSLSDCIPNIESDKRILLIDCEDSFVHTLANYIRQTGALVKTLRHGFDEELFDTEKPDLVVLSPGPGRPSDFKVSQIIAACMCRNIPMFGVCLGLQGIVEAFGGELGVLDYPQHGKSSRIKVTDSNSVMFKDLPKSFTVGRYHSLFALPEKFPQELKVTAMSEDNVIMAIEHKTLPISAVQFHPESIMTLVGEVGLAIIKNVVYKYTTSKKSEVVSMG, from the coding sequence ATGTTTATTGATACTTCTCACTATAAAACTAAAGGTGAAATTTGCGTATCTCGCACTGTAACTGAAATTTTAATGGAAAATGCGACTGAAGGGATTTTATCACGTATTGATTCTCAGCGTGGAGGCTTCCTCAAAAGTAACTATGAGTACCCCGGACGATATAAAAGATGGGCGATAGGTTTTATTAATCCACCCCTAGAATTAGCAACTCGTGAGAATTCTTTTAGGCTTACAGCGCATAACAACCGAGGTTTATTGCTATTGAAATATTTGGTAGAGCGTCTTTACAAGTTACCGCAATTACAGAATGTTGCTTTAGAGAAAAATTGTGTCACTGGCTCTATTCAACCATCAGAATGCTTATTTGCAGAAGAAGAGCGAAGTAAACAACCATCTGTTTTCAATGTTGTTAGAGAAATTCTATATGCGTTTGAAAGTTCTCTAGATAAACATTTGGGACTTTACGGTGGGTTTGGTTACGATTTAGTTTTCCAGTTTGAATCAATTGCGAAACATCTCGAACGCTCTCCACAGCAGCGAGATATGTTACTTTATCTACCTGATGAATTGGTTATTGTTGACTACTATCAACAACAAGCATTTCTTTACCAGTATGAATTTGAGACTACATATGGTAGCACTAAGAATTTACCTCGTAATGGTGAATTCATTAGTTATAGAGGCAATCAAAATATTTCCCCTCAGACTTCCGATCATGAAAGAGGTGAATATGCAAACCAAGTTAAAAAAGCATTAGATTATTTCCGTCGAGGTGATTTCTTTGAAGTTGTTCCTTCTCAAAACTTTTTTCAAACTTACGAACAGTCTCCAGCAAAACTTTTCCGAACACTGCAACAGGTTAATCCTAGTCCCTATGGATTTATCTTTAATTTAGGTGGAGAGTATTTAATTGGTGCATCTCCAGAAATGTTTGTACGGGTAGAAGGTAAGCGTGTTGAAACTTGCCCTATTAGCGGTACAGTTAAACGAGGAAAAGATGCAATTGATGATGCGGCTCAAATCCTGAAGCTTCTTAACTCACACAAAGACGAATCTGAATTAACCATGTGTACCGACGTAGACCGCAATGACAAATCGCGGATTTGCGAGCCTGGTTCGGTACGAGTAATTGGTCGCCGTCAAATCGAAATGTACAGTCATTTAATCCATACGGTAGACCATGTTGAAGGTTTGTTGCGACCTGGCTTTGATGCTTTAGATGCCTTTTTAGCTCATACTTGGGCGGTGACGGTAACTGGCGCACCGAAGAAGTCAGCCATCGAGTTTATCGAACAGAACGAACGTAGTGCCAGACGTTGGTATGGTGGAGCAGTAGGCTGGTTAAACTTTAACGGTAATTTGAATACCGGGTTAATTTTACGGACAATTCGACTCGAACATTCAATTGCGGAAGTGCGAGTTGGTGCAACTATATTATATGATTCTATTCCTGCAGCAGAAGAACAAGAAACCTTAACTAAAGCCGCTGCCGCTTTTGAAACCATTCGCCGCGCTAAGGAAAAAACTAAAGCTTTAGGAGATGTTTCAAATTCTTTAAGTGATTGTATTCCTAATATAGAATCAGATAAACGCATTTTATTAATTGACTGTGAAGATTCTTTTGTTCACACCTTAGCTAACTATATTCGCCAAACTGGAGCTTTGGTGAAAACATTACGTCACGGTTTTGATGAAGAACTTTTTGATACGGAAAAACCCGATTTAGTTGTATTGTCTCCAGGTCCGGGTAGACCAAGTGATTTTAAAGTTTCCCAAATAATTGCCGCTTGTATGTGTCGTAATATTCCGATGTTCGGGGTATGTCTGGGATTGCAAGGTATTGTTGAAGCTTTTGGTGGAGAATTAGGAGTTTTAGATTATCCACAACACGGTAAATCTTCGCGGATTAAGGTTACTGACTCGAATTCGGTAATGTTTAAAGACTTACCTAAATCTTTTACAGTGGGTAGATATCATTCCTTATTTGCATTACCTGAAAAGTTTCCTCAAGAATTAAAAGTTACGGCAATGTCAGAAGATAATGTAATTATGGCAATCGAACATAAAACATTACCAATTTCAGCCGTACAGTTTCATCCCGAATCTATTATGACTTTAGTAGGAGAGGTCGGTTTAGCAATAATTAAAAATGTTGTTTACAAGTATACAACATCTAAAAAGTCAGAAGTTGTGTCTATGGGTTAG
- the trpC gene encoding indole-3-glycerol phosphate synthase TrpC — protein MNQLSNIDRIHMLTRPRHILEEIVLHKRQEVAMMRLESPLAKVQEQLKDAPKVRDFLKALQDNSHSPSLIAEVKKASPSKGIIREDFDPVNIAQAYEKGGAACLSVLTDSRFFKGSFDNLRRVRKSVELPLLCKEFIVDLYQIYLARTAGADAVLLIAAILSDVQLKDFLRVIHSLKMTALVEVHTPSELDRVLRLPDVKLVGINNRNLKNFTVNLANTEKLIAQRKSQLQSFGITVISESGIYTPDDLDFVEKAGARAVLVGESLVRQPDVEDAVRQLISEQ, from the coding sequence ATGAATCAATTGTCCAATATCGATAGAATTCATATGCTAACTAGGCCCCGACACATACTTGAGGAAATAGTCTTGCATAAAAGGCAAGAAGTTGCAATGATGCGATTGGAATCTCCTTTAGCTAAGGTACAAGAGCAACTAAAAGATGCACCAAAGGTAAGAGATTTTTTAAAGGCTTTGCAAGATAATTCTCACAGTCCTAGTTTAATTGCAGAAGTAAAAAAAGCATCGCCAAGTAAAGGAATTATTCGGGAAGATTTTGACCCAGTTAATATAGCCCAAGCATATGAAAAAGGCGGAGCAGCCTGTCTTTCAGTTCTCACAGACAGTCGTTTTTTTAAAGGTAGCTTTGACAACTTACGTAGAGTTAGGAAAAGCGTAGAATTACCGCTATTATGCAAAGAATTTATTGTTGATTTATATCAAATATATTTAGCTAGAACTGCGGGCGCTGATGCAGTACTCTTGATTGCAGCTATTTTATCCGACGTACAGTTGAAAGACTTTTTGCGGGTAATTCACAGCTTGAAAATGACAGCTTTAGTAGAAGTTCATACTCCTTCAGAATTAGATAGAGTGTTAAGACTTCCTGACGTAAAATTGGTAGGAATTAACAACCGCAATCTAAAGAATTTCACTGTAAATTTAGCAAATACAGAAAAATTGATTGCTCAAAGGAAATCGCAATTGCAAAGTTTCGGAATTACCGTTATTAGCGAATCTGGTATATATACACCTGATGATTTAGATTTTGTCGAAAAAGCTGGCGCTCGTGCCGTTTTAGTCGGAGAATCTTTAGTTAGGCAGCCCGATGTGGAAGATGCGGTACGGCAATTAATCAGTGAACAGTGA
- the trpA gene encoding tryptophan synthase subunit alpha, translated as MIAISQRFEELRKSNTCALIPFITAGDPDLETTEAALKILDKNGASFIELGVPYSDPLADGPVIQAAATRALAKGTKLDNVLQMLKTLTPQLQAPIILFTYYNPILNLGVKEFLAKVAEVGVKGLVVPDLPLEEAENLIESAKEFGIELTLLVAPTSSKDRISAIAKYSQGFIYLVSVTGVTGVRSGLQTRVKDILDDLRGVTDKAIGIGFGISRGEHAAQAKEWGADAVIVGSALVKRLANGTPEEGLKAVEELTKELKAAISSEQLAVNSEQLTVRI; from the coding sequence ATGATTGCAATATCTCAACGTTTTGAAGAATTAAGAAAATCTAATACTTGTGCTTTAATTCCGTTTATTACTGCGGGTGACCCGGATTTAGAAACTACTGAAGCAGCACTGAAAATCTTGGATAAAAATGGTGCTAGTTTTATTGAGCTAGGGGTTCCTTATTCCGACCCTTTGGCTGATGGCCCAGTAATTCAAGCTGCTGCTACTCGTGCTTTGGCAAAAGGTACGAAGTTGGATAATGTTTTACAGATGTTGAAGACATTAACTCCCCAATTACAAGCACCGATTATTCTATTTACTTATTACAATCCCATCTTAAATTTAGGGGTTAAAGAGTTTTTAGCAAAAGTCGCCGAAGTTGGTGTCAAAGGGTTAGTAGTTCCCGATTTGCCATTGGAAGAAGCTGAAAATTTGATAGAGTCAGCTAAAGAATTTGGCATCGAGCTAACTTTGCTCGTAGCTCCTACGAGTTCCAAGGATAGAATCAGCGCGATCGCTAAATATTCTCAGGGTTTTATCTACTTAGTGAGTGTAACCGGTGTTACTGGAGTCCGTTCTGGTCTACAAACTCGCGTCAAGGATATTCTAGATGACTTACGCGGAGTCACCGATAAAGCAATTGGTATCGGTTTCGGCATTTCCAGGGGGGAACATGCTGCTCAAGCAAAAGAATGGGGTGCTGATGCAGTAATCGTAGGTAGTGCTTTAGTAAAGCGATTAGCAAACGGTACTCCTGAAGAAGGATTAAAAGCAGTCGAAGAACTCACCAAAGAATTAAAAGCTGCAATTTCTAGCGAGCAGTTAGCAGTGAACAGTGAACAGTTAACAGTTAGGATTTAA
- the trpB gene encoding tryptophan synthase subunit beta, whose amino-acid sequence MVSTPDISSKISSVARPDNLGRFGKFGGKYVPETLMPALLELETAYEKYRNDPDFKAEWNGLLRDYVGRPSPLYFAERLTQHYAKPDGSGAQIYLKREDLNHTGAHKINNALAQVLLAKRMGKQRIIAETGAGQHGVATATACARFGLKCVIFMGIHDMERQALNVFRMRLMGAEVSPVEAGTGTLKDATSEAIRDWVTNVETTHYILGSVAGPHPYPMLVRDYHAMIGAETRNQCEEKWGGLPDILLACVGGGSNAMGLFHEFVNEESVRLIGVEAAGEGVATEKHAATLTKGRVGVLHGAMSYLLQDGDGQVIEAHSVSAGLDYPGVGPEHSFLKDMNRAEYYSVTDKEALDAFRKVSELEGIIPALETAHAFAYLEKLCPQLDGSPKLVINCSGRGDKDVQTVAKVINL is encoded by the coding sequence ATGGTCAGTACTCCAGATATCAGTTCAAAAATTTCATCAGTTGCTCGTCCCGACAATTTGGGAAGATTTGGAAAGTTCGGTGGAAAGTACGTACCCGAAACTTTAATGCCAGCTTTGCTAGAATTGGAAACTGCTTACGAAAAGTATCGTAATGACCCCGATTTCAAAGCTGAATGGAATGGTTTATTGCGCGATTATGTAGGAAGACCAAGCCCCTTATACTTTGCAGAGCGTTTGACTCAACATTATGCAAAACCAGATGGCTCTGGAGCGCAAATTTATTTAAAGCGTGAAGATTTAAACCATACCGGCGCTCACAAAATTAACAATGCTTTAGCTCAAGTTTTGTTGGCTAAACGCATGGGTAAACAAAGAATTATCGCTGAAACCGGAGCAGGACAACACGGTGTTGCAACTGCTACAGCTTGCGCTCGTTTTGGTTTGAAGTGCGTGATTTTCATGGGTATTCACGACATGGAAAGACAAGCGCTCAACGTATTCCGGATGCGATTGATGGGAGCGGAAGTTAGCCCTGTAGAAGCTGGAACCGGAACTTTAAAAGATGCAACTTCTGAAGCAATCCGCGACTGGGTAACAAACGTAGAAACTACACACTACATTTTAGGTTCCGTTGCCGGACCTCATCCTTACCCAATGTTGGTACGCGATTATCACGCCATGATTGGTGCAGAAACTCGCAATCAATGTGAAGAAAAATGGGGAGGATTACCCGATATTCTTTTAGCTTGTGTTGGTGGTGGTTCCAACGCAATGGGACTATTTCACGAATTCGTTAACGAAGAATCCGTGCGTTTGATTGGAGTTGAAGCAGCCGGTGAAGGTGTCGCAACAGAAAAACACGCCGCAACTTTGACCAAAGGAAGAGTCGGAGTATTGCATGGTGCGATGAGTTATTTATTGCAAGATGGTGACGGACAAGTCATCGAAGCGCACTCAGTCAGCGCCGGTTTGGACTATCCCGGAGTTGGCCCAGAACACAGTTTTCTTAAAGATATGAATCGCGCTGAATACTATAGCGTGACCGATAAAGAAGCTTTGGATGCATTTAGAAAAGTGTCGGAACTAGAAGGGATTATTCCCGCACTAGAAACCGCTCACGCTTTTGCTTATTTAGAAAAACTCTGTCCTCAACTAGATGGCAGTCCTAAGTTAGTTATCAACTGTTCCGGTAGAGGTGACAAAGACGTGCAAACCGTAGCTAAAGTAATTAATCTTTAG
- a CDS encoding TetR/AcrR family transcriptional regulator yields MNTIATDTKKQILNVAERQFAEKGYAGTTLRGVIKEAEVNIGAVHYHFGSKEELFIAVVRRVAKQMVPKQLQHLAKYENQNEPPSVENIMEAFFAPPLRMLSQMGKSGIIRAQFVGRSRVEPLPIQVLADKQFHESQQHFLDILQRAFPNQTRLELEWKLDLAVAVLIRTLNQIGQPGKLITGTSPEEIENAIARLVRFAAGGMKA; encoded by the coding sequence ATGAATACGATAGCAACTGATACAAAAAAGCAAATACTTAACGTTGCCGAGCGACAATTTGCTGAAAAAGGCTATGCAGGGACAACTTTGCGTGGAGTTATTAAAGAAGCAGAGGTCAATATAGGTGCTGTACACTACCACTTTGGCTCAAAAGAAGAACTATTTATTGCCGTGGTGCGAAGAGTTGCCAAGCAAATGGTACCAAAACAACTACAGCACTTAGCTAAATATGAAAATCAAAACGAACCGCCATCTGTAGAAAACATAATGGAAGCTTTTTTTGCTCCTCCATTGAGGATGTTATCACAAATGGGAAAATCTGGAATAATTCGCGCTCAATTTGTAGGTCGCTCTCGCGTGGAACCTTTACCGATACAGGTACTTGCAGACAAACAATTTCATGAGAGTCAACAGCATTTTTTGGATATTCTCCAGCGAGCGTTTCCCAATCAAACACGTTTAGAACTAGAGTGGAAATTAGACTTAGCAGTAGCAGTATTGATCCGTACCTTAAATCAAATTGGTCAGCCGGGAAAATTGATAACGGGAACTTCACCAGAAGAAATAGAAAATGCGATTGCTCGTCTCGTTAGATTTGCTGCCGGAGGTATGAAAGCTTAG